The following are encoded together in the Pirellulales bacterium genome:
- a CDS encoding carboxymuconolactone decarboxylase family protein, with protein MRRSTAHHRTFVAIVTVVAATVAGLCVFPTGQPASGEQQVTHDAKEGSAGSAKDGRRHTRPTRPRIEPVKKDNWSPEQQQLLAPFERTGRLYNVFTTMANHPDLAQDWLTFATHILRDNSLPPRDREILILRIGWLCQAEYEWAQHVVIGKGVGLSDEDVRRIAEGPAAAGLSEHDRLLLTAADELRDEACLSDETWDGLSKTYNTKQMMDLVFTVGQYNLVSMALNSFGVQLDPGLSGFPQ; from the coding sequence GTGCGACGTTCGACAGCGCATCATAGGACGTTCGTTGCGATCGTGACGGTCGTCGCCGCGACGGTCGCCGGTTTGTGCGTATTTCCGACAGGACAGCCAGCAAGTGGAGAACAACAGGTGACGCACGACGCAAAGGAGGGCTCCGCAGGCTCAGCGAAAGACGGACGCCGCCACACGCGCCCGACGCGGCCGCGCATCGAACCGGTGAAGAAGGACAACTGGTCGCCCGAGCAACAGCAGCTGCTGGCGCCCTTCGAGCGCACCGGCCGCTTGTACAACGTCTTTACGACGATGGCCAATCATCCCGATCTGGCGCAGGATTGGCTCACGTTCGCGACGCACATCCTGCGCGACAACTCGCTGCCGCCGCGCGATCGAGAAATTCTCATCTTGCGCATCGGCTGGCTGTGCCAGGCGGAATACGAATGGGCCCAGCATGTCGTGATCGGCAAAGGCGTCGGCCTGTCGGACGAGGACGTGCGGCGCATTGCCGAGGGGCCAGCTGCCGCCGGACTTTCGGAGCACGATCGATTGCTGCTCACCGCCGCCGACGAGTTGCGCGATGAGGCTTGCCTGAGCGACGAGACTTGGGACGGGCTATCGAAGACCTACAACACGAAGCAGATGATGGACCTGGTTTTTACCGTCGGACAGTACAACCTGGTTTCCATGGCGCTCAACAGCTTTGGCGTGCAACTGGATCCGGGGCTCTCAGGATTTCCGCAATGA
- a CDS encoding SDR family NAD(P)-dependent oxidoreductase, translating into MRLADKVAIVVGAGQTPGDTIGNGRATALVFARHGARVLLVDRDGPSVRETLAMIERDGGVGRVYEADATSEDACRAVVRECRESYGRIDILHNNIGIGSGDRELSQLNEDAWDRIIGTNLKSAFLACKHVLPVMREQQSGAIINISSLAAVAAAVELTAYKVSKAGLNALTQAMAIANAGYGIRVNAIMPGFINTPMAIEGIVRERGIPKEQLIQLRDGMVPLRGKMGTAWDVAHAALFLASDEAQFITGAILPVDGGQSARIG; encoded by the coding sequence ATGAGACTTGCGGACAAAGTCGCCATTGTCGTCGGGGCCGGGCAGACGCCGGGCGATACGATCGGCAACGGCCGCGCGACGGCGCTAGTTTTTGCCCGGCACGGCGCGCGCGTGCTGTTGGTGGATCGCGACGGTCCCTCGGTGCGCGAAACTTTGGCCATGATCGAACGCGACGGCGGAGTGGGCCGCGTCTACGAAGCCGACGCCACGAGCGAGGACGCCTGCCGCGCCGTGGTCCGCGAATGCCGCGAATCGTACGGCCGGATCGACATCTTGCACAACAATATCGGCATCGGCAGCGGCGATCGCGAATTGTCGCAATTGAACGAAGACGCCTGGGATCGCATCATCGGCACGAATCTGAAAAGTGCTTTCCTGGCCTGCAAGCACGTCTTGCCCGTCATGCGCGAACAGCAGTCGGGCGCAATCATCAACATCTCATCGCTGGCGGCCGTGGCGGCGGCGGTCGAGTTGACCGCGTACAAGGTTTCGAAGGCCGGGCTGAACGCCTTGACCCAAGCGATGGCGATCGCCAACGCCGGCTATGGCATTCGTGTAAACGCCATCATGCCGGGGTTCATCAATACGCCCATGGCGATCGAAGGAATCGTGCGCGAGCGCGGCATCCCCAAAGAGCAATTGATCCAACTGCGCGACGGCATGGTGCCGCTGCGCGGCAAGATGGGCACCGCCTGGGACGTCGCGCACGCGGCACTATTTCTTGCTTCGGACGAAGCGCAATTCATCACCGGCGCGATCCTGCCGGTCGACGGCGGGCAAAGTGCCCGCATTGGTTGA
- a CDS encoding prolyl oligopeptidase family serine peptidase: protein MRKLLLLSIGLFSMPAPLWADAPAQQPARLETQVPVTLNYLLYLPKDYDKKDAWPLVLFLHGAGERGDDLNLVKKHGPPKLIEEGKDLPFIVVSPQCPKDNSWTWQLRELTALVDDLTARYKVDKDRIYLTGLSMGGFGTWALAAYQPDRFAAIIPICGGGEMLMTRRLTQVPIWAFHGAKDPVVPLRRSEELVQALERAKGNVKLTVYPDALHDSWTATYDNPEVWEWLLAQKRAPAKAAP from the coding sequence ATGCGCAAGCTCCTGCTGCTCTCCATCGGTTTGTTCTCCATGCCTGCTCCGCTGTGGGCCGATGCACCTGCTCAGCAACCGGCCAGGCTCGAAACGCAGGTTCCCGTCACCCTGAATTACTTGCTGTACCTGCCCAAGGACTACGACAAGAAAGATGCCTGGCCGCTGGTCCTCTTCCTGCACGGGGCGGGCGAACGGGGCGACGATCTGAACCTGGTCAAAAAGCACGGTCCGCCGAAGTTGATCGAGGAGGGCAAAGATTTGCCGTTCATCGTCGTCAGTCCCCAGTGTCCCAAGGACAATTCCTGGACCTGGCAATTGCGCGAACTGACGGCGCTCGTCGACGACCTGACCGCGCGCTACAAAGTCGACAAGGACCGCATCTACCTCACCGGCCTGAGCATGGGTGGTTTCGGCACCTGGGCCTTGGCCGCTTACCAGCCCGATCGGTTCGCGGCGATCATTCCCATTTGCGGCGGTGGCGAGATGCTCATGACCCGGCGCCTGACGCAGGTGCCCATCTGGGCCTTTCACGGGGCGAAGGATCCCGTCGTGCCGCTGCGCCGCAGCGAGGAACTGGTTCAGGCGCTGGAACGGGCCAAGGGGAACGTGAAGCTGACGGTTTACCCCGACGCCCTGCACGATTCCTGGACGGCAACCTACGACAACCCGGAAGTGTGGGAGTGGCTGCTCGCACAGAAGCGAGCACCGGCGAAAGCCGCTCCCTGA
- a CDS encoding metalloregulator ArsR/SmtB family transcription factor has product MQTAFDIIAEPNRRAILGLLVSSEQSVGEIERRLRMPQTSVSKHLRVLREAGFVESTVDAQRRLYRLKPEPLQEIDAWLAPFRRFWSAHVDALERHLDRMDSPQPKKRKPRKR; this is encoded by the coding sequence ATGCAGACCGCTTTCGACATCATTGCCGAGCCGAACCGCCGCGCGATCCTGGGCCTCTTGGTCTCGTCCGAGCAGTCGGTCGGGGAGATCGAGCGCCGGCTGCGGATGCCGCAAACCAGCGTCTCCAAGCATCTGCGCGTGCTGCGCGAGGCCGGTTTCGTGGAATCGACGGTCGATGCGCAGCGCCGGCTGTACCGGCTCAAGCCCGAGCCGCTTCAGGAAATCGACGCCTGGCTGGCGCCGTTCCGGCGGTTCTGGTCCGCGCACGTCGACGCGCTGGAGCGTCACCTTGACCGCATGGATTCCCCCCAGCCCAAGAAGCGGAAGCCCAGAAAGCGATAA
- a CDS encoding SRPBCC domain-containing protein, with translation MSDREKYTPGPAEGARIQKDGARWTLVLVRELRHAPEKVWQALTEPAHLREWAPFDADASLATTGTTVKLTTVGAPTPMVSETKVIEAVPPKVLVYNWGGQDIRWELEPTGAGTRLTLWHAIDRRFISMGAAGWHICFDVLDHLLGGAPIGRIVAGDALKFEGWHRLNKEYAQQFGVEAPAWPPQAPKD, from the coding sequence ATGTCCGACCGCGAGAAATATACGCCCGGCCCCGCCGAGGGTGCCCGCATCCAAAAGGACGGCGCGCGTTGGACGCTCGTTCTCGTCCGCGAGCTGCGCCACGCGCCCGAAAAAGTGTGGCAGGCGCTGACCGAGCCGGCGCATCTGCGCGAGTGGGCACCCTTTGATGCTGACGCGAGCCTGGCCACAACGGGAACGACCGTGAAGCTCACCACGGTCGGAGCACCCACGCCGATGGTCTCGGAAACCAAGGTGATCGAAGCCGTCCCGCCGAAGGTGCTCGTCTACAACTGGGGCGGGCAGGACATCCGCTGGGAGCTCGAACCCACGGGCGCCGGCACGCGCCTGACGCTGTGGCACGCGATCGATCGCCGCTTCATTTCGATGGGCGCTGCCGGATGGCACATTTGTTTCGACGTTTTGGATCATCTCCTCGGCGGCGCACCGATCGGCCGCATCGTGGCCGGCGACGCTCTGAAGTTCGAAGGCTGGCATCGTTTGAACAAAGAATACGCGCAGCAGTTCGGGGTCGAAGCCCCCGCCTGGCCACCCCAGGCCCCTAAGGATTAA
- a CDS encoding DoxX family protein, giving the protein MRTMESPHESPALAAATTAPRALRLVYWISTALFCLQMGFTAYAQLSLPQVAEAFAHLGFPAYFRVELACAKILGVAMLLAPVAARVREWAYAGFAINLVSALLAHLAVGDGPDAWGWAVATGALWALSYSGWRLSSNARQGRFFPSKLAPGL; this is encoded by the coding sequence ATGCGAACCATGGAATCGCCCCACGAAAGCCCTGCCCTTGCCGCCGCAACGACCGCGCCCAGAGCTTTGCGACTGGTGTATTGGATCAGCACCGCGCTTTTCTGCTTGCAGATGGGCTTCACTGCGTACGCGCAATTGAGCTTGCCGCAGGTGGCCGAGGCCTTCGCGCACCTTGGCTTTCCGGCCTATTTCCGAGTGGAGCTCGCCTGTGCCAAGATCCTGGGCGTGGCGATGCTACTCGCGCCCGTCGCGGCGCGCGTGCGGGAATGGGCGTACGCCGGCTTCGCCATTAACCTCGTCTCGGCGCTCCTCGCCCATCTGGCGGTGGGCGATGGCCCGGACGCGTGGGGTTGGGCCGTCGCCACCGGCGCGCTGTGGGCGCTCTCGTATTCAGGCTGGCGGCTGTCGAGCAACGCCAGGCAAGGGCGCTTTTTTCCGTCGAAGTTGGCGCCCGGCCTCTGA
- a CDS encoding SGNH/GDSL hydrolase family protein, with the protein MPRVLLSARLLTLSAIGLLLLACRAPSAHAQVTLGVMGDSLSDEYANNGRPYAQNWVEQLATFDNVNLGANVSNLPPRFVGYNQNWALAGATSASVLSGGQATGLAAQIPNAGGYGIDYAVFMIGANDFSPNSAAYANIYNGAWTTTQINNYVSSVVGNISTALNDILPTGVKTVVATVPDYGITPAVQAAFPDASKRQLVANVIAQVNAGIKATAQADHIVVADLSAMIGATFGTEGNFRTTVSIGNVPINLTQSTSSTSSQAGFCADGIHPYTTLQGTLADLLVQALDTGYNAGIPLFSEAQILSHAGLTYGGSDTLAAQIGPYSNYVISYAGSPPIAGDTNHDNIVNSQDIALVSSNWLHIGSNLAGDVNGDGIVNIQDIALMSSNWLHTGPSAGNAAAVPEPATLGLALLTAGLLTMARRRKN; encoded by the coding sequence ATGCCGCGAGTTCTGCTTTCCGCGCGACTATTGACGCTCTCGGCGATCGGCTTGCTCCTGCTCGCCTGTCGTGCGCCCTCGGCACACGCCCAGGTGACTCTGGGCGTCATGGGGGACAGCCTCAGCGATGAGTACGCGAACAACGGCCGCCCTTATGCCCAGAACTGGGTCGAGCAATTGGCGACTTTTGACAACGTCAATCTGGGCGCCAACGTCTCGAATCTCCCCCCGCGCTTCGTGGGCTACAACCAGAATTGGGCATTGGCAGGTGCCACAAGTGCCAGCGTCCTCTCGGGCGGGCAAGCGACCGGCCTGGCGGCGCAAATCCCCAACGCCGGCGGATACGGCATCGACTACGCCGTGTTCATGATCGGGGCCAACGACTTCTCGCCGAATAGCGCAGCCTATGCAAATATCTACAACGGTGCCTGGACGACGACGCAAATCAACAATTACGTCAGCTCAGTCGTCGGCAATATCAGCACGGCACTGAATGACATTCTGCCCACCGGTGTAAAGACCGTCGTGGCCACCGTGCCCGACTACGGCATTACGCCGGCCGTGCAGGCGGCATTTCCCGATGCCAGCAAGCGACAGCTCGTCGCCAACGTCATCGCGCAAGTGAACGCCGGCATCAAGGCCACGGCCCAGGCCGATCACATCGTGGTTGCCGATCTTTCGGCGATGATCGGCGCCACGTTCGGCACCGAGGGGAACTTCCGCACCACGGTCTCGATTGGCAACGTGCCGATCAACCTGACGCAATCGACCAGCAGTACGTCATCGCAGGCCGGTTTCTGCGCCGATGGCATTCACCCTTACACGACGCTCCAAGGAACGCTGGCCGATCTGCTCGTGCAGGCGCTCGATACGGGCTACAACGCCGGCATCCCCCTCTTTAGCGAAGCGCAAATCCTATCGCATGCCGGGCTCACGTACGGCGGCTCGGACACGCTCGCCGCGCAGATTGGCCCTTACTCGAATTATGTAATCAGCTACGCGGGCTCACCGCCGATCGCCGGCGACACGAACCACGACAACATCGTTAACAGTCAGGATATTGCTCTCGTTTCGAGCAATTGGCTGCACATCGGCAGCAATCTCGCGGGCGACGTGAACGGCGACGGCATCGTGAATATCCAGGATATCGCCCTGATGTCGTCGAACTGGCTGCATACCGGCCCATCGGCAGGCAATGCGGCGGCTGTGCCCGAGCCGGCGACGCTGGGCCTGGCCCTGCTGACGGCCGGTTTGTTAACGATGGCGCGCCGCCGCAAAAACTGA